The region CCCTCTCTCCCCTTCCAAATCACCACTTTTGCCTCACCCAATCCGCAATTGCACCAAATAATATCTAACCAGACCCTAGATCTGCCCACAGTCGCAGAAATGGCCGGTCAATCTGACTCAAACATGTCTCTATTTTCTCCTGAAGAGGTCCCTTCCCTTCTCTCTACACACGATTTACAGATTTATGCGTGGTTGTTTATGCTTggctgctgttttttttttcacagatTGAATTCATGGCAGAAGATGAACTAGTGGAGATTGTTCCGAATTTGAGGATGGattctctcaattttatttgtgtAATCTCTCCTTAGCCATCTCTTATACGCATAGGAATTTACATGTGCgtgttttcatttcatttatttatctcTGTAATTTATTAAATTGGTGTAATGTCAGGGGGATTATGGTCCCTTTCATCCACAATTAGCAGCTCAAGTGCCGCTCTGGTTAGCGGCGGCTttaaagaagagagggaaatgCACAATCAGGCCGCTTCAGTGGATGTCAATTGGTGAGTTTTGAACCATGATTTGATTAGTTTCCTGCTTGTCTTTCAATCAGTTGTTTATCCCAGAGTTTTAGGAATTTTATCTGCTTCTCTTGTATCTGACAGATGGTAGATTGTTGGCTCCAATCTTTCTCattgttttctttgtatttttttttccctcctggATTAGAAAACCTGGCTCAGGTTTTGGAACTGGAACGAGACTCTCACGCATTTCAGTCATTACCCTTTCATTACTTGGAAATCTCAAGACTTCTTTTCGATCAGTAACTACTGAAACATTCTTAGTTTATTCCACACTTCAGTGCTGACAATATTGAATGTCAATTCTAACTTTGTGAATGCAGTGCACGCGAGGACATTCCCGACATGTACATGGTGAGCCTCTATGATTCCTTCATCCTTTTCAGTTATGTGTTTGGCATAAATTTCATATTTACCTGTTCGTAGGTGAGGTCACTTATCGAGGATATCAGAGATGTAAGATTTCATAAAGTGGAGACCAATTTAGAAAAGTTCACAGCATCTACAGTAACGGTATGCTTGCTATGTCTCTTTATCAATTCATTGACCTTATACCCTTTGAAAGTTGTATATTCTTTCTAGATGTGATATTGTTGGCGAGAATGATCTCCCTTATGCCGGGACGTGATGAGTGTTCTATTATCCCATCTATCTAAAATCTCTGTTATTGAAATAATTGTTAATAAGAACCTTCCAATAAAGtgtgctatttttatttgtttttaacaacATGAATGTGATCTAAACCACTTCACCTAACTGAATAATGATGGATAcatcaagaaattaatttagatgCAAGACTTAGAGAATCTGGCAGTGTCCCCAAGTGCTTCCGTGGGAGATATAGATTGTGAAATCAGGGgtaaaaaatctttttctttcaccCTTCTTACAGACTTCAGTGTTCTGATAAAATTACTTATTTAACCAAAGAAAGGAAACGGGATAAAAGTACCTGACCTTTTCCACTTAAggaaagatataaatataaaagaagcaTCTCTCACTGAAAATTCATGATGGTGTCTTGCATGCTTGAGCAGCCTCCTTGCTGCCCACATGCAAACAGCAACCAAACTTCATAGCTGAGTCGATTTTGAGACTATTATCAAATGTCATGAGGTTCTAGGTTTGCCTATTCGCAGGGTTACCGGAAAGCTATTTGTCAGTTGTCGGATGTAGTACTAGATTCATTCTTCATTATGTTGTGATCTACTGTATCTTTGTTAGATCATGCATTCTGCTGTTCAATAAAGTGATCTCTTGAATTTGATATTGCAGTGGAAAAATATGTCTGCAATGGAAGTCAATATAATTCGTGCATTTGCTGGGAGGGCTCTGCAGGCGTTTTATAAGCATGATAACGAACAGCAAGCAGCAGATACAGATAGAATGCTAGATAAACAGCCACAGATACCTACTGACAGGCCAAAAGTATGTTATCTCTTAACGTCAGATTTACATGTTTGTGCACGGGAGGTCGTAtttgttccttttattttgttatcatgCGATAGAGAAATGTGTTAGTGCAGTGGTGAATGATGGTCAAGCTTTTTCTGCAATGCTGAGTGCTTCTTCACTCTTTACCTCCTAATCATTGACAAAAAAACTCGTGAAACAGTGAAAAAGAATTGGTGGACTATTATTTTAAAGTGCTATGCCACTAGTTTAGGTTCCGTCATTTAACTAATTTTCTTGCTATGCAGCGTAATTTGAAGCCTCGATAAGAAGTCATCATCTACTTGAATTCCCTTCTGATCTCAACCTGAAAAGAGTACATTCCACAGGTGACCACAGAAGGTATTTCAGCTTCTTTGacctttctcaaaaaaaaaaaaaaaaaaatcctgtcCCACGCTCATTGTAGCAATGAAATAACAGTAGATTTTATGTAGAGCCCCTTTCAGCTCCATATGTATACggtattgtcttttttttcccgTATGATGCACAATAATCTGTGAAGTTTCCTCGACATGTAGAATCCATCAGTCTCCCTCCATGTTCACATCTATCCAAAAAATCATTTGTGAGATTTTGGGTGGAGTGCATTTCTGGATCTTAGTTTACATGTATACCTTCGGGGAAATACTATTTGGTAAtgcatttaaattgattttctgGGGTTTGAATATCTTCATATTTAGATGAAAATAACTACATTTGTCAGAGATCAAACCTTGCAGTGAAAATGTGATAGAAGGAAGGCTTTGATAGAGATGACTCCAGTGCATTTTAGGAAGTTTGAATTAGGATTGCATGCTTCCCTAATCAACCTTGTCGTGCTAACTCTGGTCATAGGTCTCTATCTATTTAGCATATTACACATAACTGAATCTAGAGTCTGACGGAGTGGGCATAAGGATAGTTTTCATATGGTGTggtaaattttttatgattttgctcCGTATTCTCAAACAACCATGGGTTATGAAATAGTTGCTTTTCAGAAGACATTGTTTT is a window of Populus nigra chromosome 10, ddPopNigr1.1, whole genome shotgun sequence DNA encoding:
- the LOC133706001 gene encoding DNA replication complex GINS protein PSF2-like → MAGQSDSNMSLFSPEEIEFMAEDELVEIVPNLRMDSLNFICGDYGPFHPQLAAQVPLWLAAALKKRGKCTIRPLQWMSIENLAQVLELERDSHAFQSLPFHYLEISRLLFDHAREDIPDMYMVRSLIEDIRDVRFHKVETNLEKFTASTVTWKNMSAMEVNIIRAFAGRALQAFYKHDNEQQAADTDRMLDKQPQIPTDRPKRNLKPR